The nucleotide window CCCGAATACGGCTGGGACGATTACAAGAACGTGGATGTACGCGGCAAGACCATCGTCATGCTGATCAATGATCCGCAATTGCCCGATCCGCACGATCCGGCACGGCTGGACGACAGCAAGTTCAAGGGCCGGGCAATGACCTACTACGGCCGCTGGATGTACAAGTACGAGATGGCAGCACGCAAGGGTGCCGCTGCCGCCATCATCATCCACGAGACGATTCCGGCCGCTTACCCCTGGCTGGTCGTGCTCAACAGCAACTCGCGCGAGAACTTCACCATCGCCGCCAAGGACGGCCATGCCAGCGATGTGCCGGTGCGCTCATGGCTGCGCGGCGACCACGCCGAAAAGCTGCTCAAGGCTTGCGGCCAGGATTTTGACCAGCTCAAACAGGCCGCGCTGAGCCCTGGGTTCAAGCCGGTCAAACTCAAGGCCAAGGCCAGCTTCACGCTCAACAACACGCTGCGGCGCATGGACTCGCACAATGTAGTCGCCCGCCTTGAGGGCAGCGACCCGGCCCGCCGCGATGAACTCATTGTCTACACCAGCCACTGGGATCATCTGGGCAAGCGTGGCAACGACATCTATTACGGTGCCACCGACAATGCCACGGGTTCGGCCGCCTTGCTGGAGCTGGGTCGCGCATTCAGCGACGCCGCCAAAGCCGGCCACCGCCCCGCGCGTAGCCTGCTGTTCCTGGCCACCACGGCCGAAGAATCCGGCCTGCTTGGCGCGGCCTATTACGCCGCCAACCCGCTGTATCCGCTCGCCCGTACCGTGGCCAATATCAATATCGACGGCATCAACACCTGGGGCCGCACGCGCGACATGGTGATTGTGGGGGCGGGCCAGTCCAGTCTCGAAAACATTGCCCGCGATGCCGTTGCCCAACAGGGGCGCGTGGTCGCGCCCGAGGCCAAGCCCGAAAACGGCGGCTACTTCCGCTCCGACCATTTCGAGTTCGCCAAGGCCGGCATACCGGCGCTGTATATGTGGAGTGGCGTGGATTACATCGGCAAGCCGACCGGTTACGGCATCGGCAAGATGAGCGAGTACATCAGTAACGATTACCACAAGCCCAGCGATGTGATGAAGCCGGATTGGGATCTTAGCGGTGGCGTGGAAGACACCGAGCTGCTGTACCGGATCGGCCGCCGGCTCGCCGATGGGGTCGAGCAACCAGCCTTCAATGCCGATTCGGAGTTCAGGGCCAAACAGCATGCCTTGCAGGGCAAAGCCGGGCAGCGCTACGGCAATACAGGATACGGCGCCAACTGAGCCCGCAATGACAACGGGCGCCTCGGCGCCCGCTGGCCTTATTGCACCCTGTGTTCACCCTGCGTAGGGGCGTCATCGCCGCCGGGTCGTATCAGGCCTGATCAGCGTCTTCGCGGTATTCGTCGAAGTTGTCGATGTAATCGGCCAGGCTGTCCTTGAGCGCATTCTGGAACTGTGCCGTGTACAAGGCCAGCAATTCACCGCGCTTGGCACGCAAGGCATCGACACTGTCAAAGCCCTGTGCAGCCGTCCATACCGTGTAACGCGTCAGGGCAAACAGGAAAGCCGCCTGCACTTCGTCGGCACCCGCGGTATCGAGCTGGACATTGGCCAGCTGGACGTACGCATCGGCCCGATCAAAAAACGCGTCCTCGTTGTCGCTCATGCTCATCTCCATTGCGCTGCCAGCTTACAGGCCAGCGTCATGCGCCTGCTGATCGGCGTGATAGGACGAACGCACCAATGCGCCCACGGCGGCATGTTTGAAGCCCATTTCGTAAGCGGCAGCTTCGAAGACCTTGAACTGCTCCGGCGTCACATAACGCAGCACCGGCAGGTGGCTGTTCGATGGAGCCAGATACTGGCCGATGGTGATCATGTCGATATCGTGCGCACGCATGTCGCGCATGACTTCAAACACTTCCTCATCGGTTTCACCGAGGCCCACCATGATGCCGCTCTTGGTCGCGACATTCGGGTTGCGTGCCTTGAAGTCCTTCAAAAGCTTGAGCGAGTGCAGATAATCCGAACCGGGACGGGCCTGTTTGTAGAGGCGCGGGGCGGTTTCTAGGTTGTGGTTCATCACATCGGGCGGGGTGGCCGTCATGATGTCGATGGCCACATCGAGGCGACCACGGAAGTCGGGCACCAGCACCTCGATCTGAGTATTGGGCGACAGTGCGCGAGTCTGGGCAATGCAATCGGCAAAATGCTGGGCACCGCCATCGCGCAGGTCGTCGCGGTCTACCGAGGTGATCACCACATACTTGAGGCGCAGCGCGGCAATCGTTTCAGCCAGATGCTTGGGTTCATTGGCATCGAGCGGGTTCGGGCGGCCGTGGCCCACGTCGCAGAACGGGCAGCGGCGCGTGCAGATGTCGCCCATGATCATGAAGGTGGCCGTGCCCTTGCCGAAGCATTCGCCAATGTTCGGGCAGCTGGCCTCCTCGCACACCGTGTGCAGCTTCTGCTCCCGCAGGATGTTCTTGATCTCGTAGAAGCGGTCACCGGCCGGTGCCTTCACGCGGATCCAGTCAGGCTTCTTGAGCGGCTCGGCCAGCGGCACGATCTTGATCGGGATGCGGGCGGTCTTGGCCTCGCCCTTGAGCTTGACGCCTTGTTCGGCTTTCTCGGGCGGGGTGGTGACAACGGGCGAGGACATGCTTGGGGACTTTCGTTCACGCCGGCTCAAGCGGCCGGCTGGGAGTTCAAGGCGTAATCTGATACCGCGGCGGTACCGTCCTGCGCCAGCAAGGCCTTGATTTTACCGGCCAAACGCGGTCCGAGCGAGGCCGGCGTCTCGTTCAGGCCAAAATCGCTGAGCTGGGTCACGGCCAGACCCGCATAACCGCAGGGGTTGATATAGCCGAAAGGCGTGAGGTCCATCGCTACATTGAGCGCCAGCCCGTGATAACTCTTACCGTTGCGGATGCGCAGCCCCAGTGAGGCAATCTTGGCTTCTACGCCGTCGCGCTGTACATACACGCCGGGTGCATCCACCTTGCCGTAAGCGGCGATGTTGAAGTCTGCCAGCAGCTCGATGATGGCCTGCTCGATCCGGCGGACAAACTCGCGCACACCCAGCTTGCGCCGGCTCAGATCCACCAGCAGGTAGACCACCAGCTGGCCGGGGCCGTGATAGGTAACCTGACCACCACGGTCGATGGGCACGATGGGGATATTGCTGAGCTGCAGCACATGCTCAGGCTTGCCAGCCTGGCCCTGGGTGAACACGGGCGGGTGTTCGAGCAGCCACAGCTCATCGGGCGTGCCGGTACCACGTTCATCGGTGAACGTCTGCATGGCGCGCCAGGTCGGTTCGTACTCGACCAGGCCAAGTTGTTTGACGACAGGTTCCACGCTTACAGCACGTACTTGACCATGGGGTGGCCCGTCACCGCGCGGTAGATTGCATCGAGCTGTTCCTGCGAGATGGCCGTGACCGTCACGGTCAGCGACACATACCTGCCACCGGAGCTGACGCGCAGCTCGATATCTTCGGCCGTCAGGTCATCGGCATGGATGCGTACCAGCTCGAAAATGGTTTGCGAGAAATCGTCGTGGCGTTCGCCCATCACCTTGATGGGAAAACGCGTGGGGAATTCGATGATGGCTTCTTTGGGTTCGCTCATGGCGACCTCCTTGTAGCTGGGCCAGGGTCAACGCCCCATCGGGCGCAGGGTAAGGTCTGGCAAAGGTAAGATTCCGGGCGATGGGCTGTCGCGCCACAGTTTATTCGTCGCGTCGCCCTAGGCATCCTTGAGCCGACAGATGAACTGTCGACGGGCCCTGGCGGTGCTGATCTACGCCAGCGGGAACGGCTACGTGATGCAGTGGACTCCGGATGGCATCCCGACCTAGATGGTGTCATTGCCGTGTTTTCAAACCCCTGCGACCGTTCAGCGGCGCAAATCGAGCGCCATATGGTACTCATCGTAGTGCGCCTCACCCACACGCAGCGAATCGCGCTCGGTGCCCCACACCACAAAGCCGGCACGCGCATAGAGCGCCACGGCGGCCACATTGCCGGTTTGCACACTGAGCTGCAGCCAGTCCGCGCCCAGTTCGGTGCGCGCGCTGCGCTTGATGGCATCGACCAATTGGCTCGCCACACCCTGGCCGCGGCTTGCCGGCTTTACATACATGGCGAACAGATTGCAGCGGTGCCGCGCCTTGTGCGACATCTCACGCCGCGCGGTTGCTGTCGCGATGAGTTCGCCGTCGCGCTCGGCAACCCATACGCGGTTCAGCGGGTCGGTCAATCGTGCGGCCACCACGTCAGGCGAGAAGCCAGCCTCTTCGGCCACGCTGCTGCCATAGGCCTCGGGATGGGCGGCCAGCGCCTCAAGCCGCATGGCCTGCCATGGCTGTGCGTCGGCCGCCGTGGCCAGACGGATCAGCATGCGCCACCCGCACGCATCACGGTGTCCTTGTAATCCTGATACAGCGCGTCCATGCGCTGCGCCAGCGGGCCGACCTTGCCATCACCCACCGGCTGGCCGTCAAGTTCGACCAGCGCCAGCACTTCCTTGGTGGAACTGGTCATCCACAGCTCGTCGGCGGCGCGGACTTCGGCTTCGGTAATCGTGCGTACCTGTAGCGGCAAACCATGTTGCTGCGCCAGTTCGATGATCAGGTCGTAGGTAATGCCGGGCAGGATCAGATGATTCTTGGGCGGCACGGCAATCACGCCATCCTTGACCACAAACACATTGCTGGCCGCGCCCTCGGTGAGGAAACCATCACGGAACATCACGCATTCGGCACAGCCGGCACGCTTGGCGGCCTCGCGAAGCAGCACGGTGGGCAGCAGGTTCAATGATTTGAGATCACAGCGTAGCCAGCGGAAATCGGCATGACTGATGGCGCGCACGCCCTGTGCCTTGATCTCGGGCGAGGGGGATTTGAGTTCGGCTGCAAAGATCAGCACGGTGGGCGGCACGTCGACCGGAAACGGAAAGTCGCGCTCGTTTGCGCTGCCGCGCGTCACGTGGAAATACACCGACTGATCATCAAACGGCTGGCGAGCAATCACGCCCAGTATCCGTTCACGCCACTCATCCCGGGTATGTGGATTGGGCAGCTGAATGGCGGAGAGATTGGTCTCCAGCCGGCCCAGGTGCTCATCGAGCCGGAATGGGTGGCGCGAGTAGACCGGCACCACTTCGTAAATGCCGTCGCCGAACAGGCAACCGCGATCGAAGGCAGAGATTCTTGCCTCAGCAGCCGGCAGGTAGTCACCGTTCAGATACAGCATCGCGAACCACTCCCTTCAAGCCAGTGTTTTGCGGAAAGCCAGCTGGCGCTTCACTTCGGCATAGCCCAGTCCACGATAGAACGCATGGGCTTCTTCACGTTGGGCGGCCGAGCGCAGGCTGACAATCGCGATGCCCTGCGCCTGAGTCCAGCGCTCCACCGCCGCCATCAAGGCAGCGCCTATACCCTGGCGCCGGCAGCGCTGATCCACGACCAGGCCACCGATCTCTACCGAGAGCGGCGATTCGATCAGTGGCCGCACAAAACCATGCACCCAGCCCACCACCTCGCCAGCCGGATTTTCCGCTACCAGCAGGCAATGATCAGCATTGCCCAGCATGCGCTGCAGGTTGTGCCGCACCGTGGTCAGCTCAATGGCATAGCCCAGCTGGGCCGAGAGTTCGACCAGCGCGTTGGTATCCGGCAGCGCAATCGGACGGATCTGCACGATCAGTTGAACCAGAGCTTGATGCTGTCGATGGTGCGGCCAAAGAAGCCGGCCTCGGCGACCGGGGCCAGCGCCTTCAGCGGCAGCTCGCCCAAGGCCTGACCATCGAGGCTCAGCTTGACCGAGCCAACCACCTGGCCTGCCTTGACCGGTGCGATCAGACGCGGCTGCAGCACAATCTGTCGTTGCACGCGGGCAGCGGCACCCTTGGGCACCGTGGTGTACTGGTCGGCATCGAAACCCACGGCGAGCTTGTCGCTCTGGCCCTTGAACACGCGCATCTGGCTGACCGCCTGACGGGCTGCGTACAGCTTGGGCGTATCAAAGAACTGCAGGCCGTAGCCCAGCAGGCTGGCGCTTTCGTTGGCGCGGGTCACATCGCCCTCGGTACCCAGCACCACGCTGAGTACGCGGCGATCGCCATCGCGCTTGCTGGCAACCAGGCAGTAACCGGCGCTTTCGGTGTGACCGGTCTTCATGCCATCCACGCCGGGATCACGGTAAAGCAGCAGGTTGCGGTTAGGCTGGCTGATGTTGTTATAGCGGTACGACTTCATCGAGTAGATGGGGTAGTACTGCGGAAAATCGCGCAGGATGGCCGTCGCCAGAATGCCCAGATCCCGCGCCGTGGTGTAGTGGTTAGGATCAGGCAAGCCGGTCGAGTTCATGAAGCGCGTGCCCTTCATGCCCAAGCGTGCCGCTTCCTGGTTCATCAGGGCAGCAAAGGTCTCCTCGCTGCCGGCAATCGCCTCGGCCAGCGTCACACAAGCATCGTTACCGCTTTGTACGATCATGCCGCGGATCAGCTCATCCACCGTGGCGGGCTTCTTCGGATCCAGAAACATCCGCGAACCTTCGGTCTTCCAGCCCTTTTGCGACACGGTCAGTTGCTGCGTGGCCTGAATGCGGTTTTCCTTGAGCGCCTTGAAGGTAATGTAGGCCGTCATCAGCTTGGTCAGCGAGGCGGGCTCGATGCGCTTGTCGGCATCCTTGGTAGCCAGTGTGGCGCCGCTCTTGATATCAAGCAGTAGATAAGCGCGCGCGCTCAGTTCCGGTGCGGGCGGGACAGGCAGGGCAGCGTGACTCGCCAGCGAAGTGGCGATCAGCAGGGCAAGCAGGGATTTCTTCATGGCGGGAGACAGGTATTCCGGTTGGATCGGCGCAGATCGGCACGCCGCGCTGCAAAACACGCCGCATTGCGCGGCAAAGGCGCCAATTATATGCGAAACAGCCACCTGCTCAGGTGGCCGTTTAGGCAAGACAAGACCGATACTGCGGCCAAGCCAAGGCCTTGGGCTAGCCGGATACCAAGCGATCTTGCAAACCCTGCTGCCAGGGCGCGCGCAAGGCCGCAACCCCCTGTGCACCGGCCGCTTCGGCCTGTGGCAGATCCTTGATGGACAAACCGCCAATGCCGTAAACCGGCAAAGGCCAGCCCTGGCTTACCAGATCGGTAAAACCAGGCCAGCCTATGCCCGAGCGGCCCGGATGACTGGGCGTAGGGTGCAGGGTGCCCAGCACCGCATAGTCGAGCCCCAGTTCAGCCGCCTTGGCCAGCTCGGCGGCGTTGTGCACCGAGGCGCCCACCCAGCCCTCAGGCCGGCTTGCCGTCTGCAGCAAGGTGCGGGCACTGAGATGCACCCCGTCCGCCCCCAGCTGTGCCGCCAGTTCAGCTTGATCATGCAGCAGCACCCGAGCCCCGAAGGGTCCGGCCATATCGATCACCTGCCGGGCCAAAGTCGCGTAATCCACGGCGGATAGCTGCGGCTCACGCAGCACCACCCAGCGCAATCCCCCCTGCAAGCAGACAAAAAGGCGCGCCAGCCAAGTGGGGATACCCAGCTCAGCCACGTTGGAGAAGGCCAGCAAGGGCGGCAATTCCAGCCCCCGCAAGATGGGGGTGTTGGCAGGCAACACCGGCCCCACCGTGAGCGCGCCCGGCCACTGCCAGGCGAACGACTGCGCCTCGCGGGAATGCAGCTCACCTTCCCAGGCGGTTACCTTGAAGAAATTGAGCCGCACGGTGGCATGGGGGTAGGTAAAGGTCTGCACCAGCCAAGGATGCGCGGCCGTCACAGAAATGCCCATCTCTTCGTGCAACTCTCGGTCCAGCGCCTGCCGCGGCGTCTCACCCGACTCGATCTTGCCGCCGGGAAACTCCCACCAGCCTGCGTACGCCTTACCTTCGGGCCGCGACCCCAGCAGGAACTGGCCGTCAGGCCGGACCAGCACGCCAGCCGCGACATGGGTGATCTTGGTCTCGCTCATGCGCGCCCCGCCTTGTCACGCGCAAACTGCCAGGCCACACGGCCCGAGCGCGAGCCACGGCCCAGCGCCCAGTTGAGTGCTTCGCGTTCGATGGTCTCATCCCAGGC belongs to Chitinimonas sp. BJYL2 and includes:
- a CDS encoding M28 family peptidase is translated as MHRQYFHIASLLAAIAAPGVAHAQDALIRSDQLIAHTRILSSAEFEGRGVASAGEQKTVAYLTEQYKAMGLAPGNPDGSYVQKVPMVGIQTQPSLRFSGCAKDIKLDAPIDYVAFTTQEKPRIRTQESDLVFVGYGVVAPEYGWDDYKNVDVRGKTIVMLINDPQLPDPHDPARLDDSKFKGRAMTYYGRWMYKYEMAARKGAAAAIIIHETIPAAYPWLVVLNSNSRENFTIAAKDGHASDVPVRSWLRGDHAEKLLKACGQDFDQLKQAALSPGFKPVKLKAKASFTLNNTLRRMDSHNVVARLEGSDPARRDELIVYTSHWDHLGKRGNDIYYGATDNATGSAALLELGRAFSDAAKAGHRPARSLLFLATTAEESGLLGAAYYAANPLYPLARTVANINIDGINTWGRTRDMVIVGAGQSSLENIARDAVAQQGRVVAPEAKPENGGYFRSDHFEFAKAGIPALYMWSGVDYIGKPTGYGIGKMSEYISNDYHKPSDVMKPDWDLSGGVEDTELLYRIGRRLADGVEQPAFNADSEFRAKQHALQGKAGQRYGNTGYGAN
- a CDS encoding DUF3144 domain-containing protein yields the protein MSDNEDAFFDRADAYVQLANVQLDTAGADEVQAAFLFALTRYTVWTAAQGFDSVDALRAKRGELLALYTAQFQNALKDSLADYIDNFDEYREDADQA
- the lipA gene encoding lipoyl synthase, whose product is MSSPVVTTPPEKAEQGVKLKGEAKTARIPIKIVPLAEPLKKPDWIRVKAPAGDRFYEIKNILREQKLHTVCEEASCPNIGECFGKGTATFMIMGDICTRRCPFCDVGHGRPNPLDANEPKHLAETIAALRLKYVVITSVDRDDLRDGGAQHFADCIAQTRALSPNTQIEVLVPDFRGRLDVAIDIMTATPPDVMNHNLETAPRLYKQARPGSDYLHSLKLLKDFKARNPNVATKSGIMVGLGETDEEVFEVMRDMRAHDIDMITIGQYLAPSNSHLPVLRYVTPEQFKVFEAAAYEMGFKHAAVGALVRSSYHADQQAHDAGL
- the lipB gene encoding lipoyl(octanoyl) transferase LipB, which gives rise to MEPVVKQLGLVEYEPTWRAMQTFTDERGTGTPDELWLLEHPPVFTQGQAGKPEHVLQLSNIPIVPIDRGGQVTYHGPGQLVVYLLVDLSRRKLGVREFVRRIEQAIIELLADFNIAAYGKVDAPGVYVQRDGVEAKIASLGLRIRNGKSYHGLALNVAMDLTPFGYINPCGYAGLAVTQLSDFGLNETPASLGPRLAGKIKALLAQDGTAAVSDYALNSQPAA
- a CDS encoding YbeD family protein encodes the protein MSEPKEAIIEFPTRFPIKVMGERHDDFSQTIFELVRIHADDLTAEDIELRVSSGGRYVSLTVTVTAISQEQLDAIYRAVTGHPMVKYVL
- a CDS encoding GNAT family N-acetyltransferase, yielding MLIRLATAADAQPWQAMRLEALAAHPEAYGSSVAEEAGFSPDVVAARLTDPLNRVWVAERDGELIATATARREMSHKARHRCNLFAMYVKPASRGQGVASQLVDAIKRSARTELGADWLQLSVQTGNVAAVALYARAGFVVWGTERDSLRVGEAHYDEYHMALDLRR
- a CDS encoding D-amino acid aminotransferase, whose translation is MLYLNGDYLPAAEARISAFDRGCLFGDGIYEVVPVYSRHPFRLDEHLGRLETNLSAIQLPNPHTRDEWRERILGVIARQPFDDQSVYFHVTRGSANERDFPFPVDVPPTVLIFAAELKSPSPEIKAQGVRAISHADFRWLRCDLKSLNLLPTVLLREAAKRAGCAECVMFRDGFLTEGAASNVFVVKDGVIAVPPKNHLILPGITYDLIIELAQQHGLPLQVRTITEAEVRAADELWMTSSTKEVLALVELDGQPVGDGKVGPLAQRMDALYQDYKDTVMRAGGAC
- a CDS encoding GNAT family N-acetyltransferase; the encoded protein is MQIRPIALPDTNALVELSAQLGYAIELTTVRHNLQRMLGNADHCLLVAENPAGEVVGWVHGFVRPLIESPLSVEIGGLVVDQRCRRQGIGAALMAAVERWTQAQGIAIVSLRSAAQREEAHAFYRGLGYAEVKRQLAFRKTLA
- a CDS encoding D-alanyl-D-alanine carboxypeptidase family protein; translation: MKKSLLALLIATSLASHAALPVPPAPELSARAYLLLDIKSGATLATKDADKRIEPASLTKLMTAYITFKALKENRIQATQQLTVSQKGWKTEGSRMFLDPKKPATVDELIRGMIVQSGNDACVTLAEAIAGSEETFAALMNQEAARLGMKGTRFMNSTGLPDPNHYTTARDLGILATAILRDFPQYYPIYSMKSYRYNNISQPNRNLLLYRDPGVDGMKTGHTESAGYCLVASKRDGDRRVLSVVLGTEGDVTRANESASLLGYGLQFFDTPKLYAARQAVSQMRVFKGQSDKLAVGFDADQYTTVPKGAAARVQRQIVLQPRLIAPVKAGQVVGSVKLSLDGQALGELPLKALAPVAEAGFFGRTIDSIKLWFN
- a CDS encoding Nudix family hydrolase, whose translation is MSETKITHVAAGVLVRPDGQFLLGSRPEGKAYAGWWEFPGGKIESGETPRQALDRELHEEMGISVTAAHPWLVQTFTYPHATVRLNFFKVTAWEGELHSREAQSFAWQWPGALTVGPVLPANTPILRGLELPPLLAFSNVAELGIPTWLARLFVCLQGGLRWVVLREPQLSAVDYATLARQVIDMAGPFGARVLLHDQAELAAQLGADGVHLSARTLLQTASRPEGWVGASVHNAAELAKAAELGLDYAVLGTLHPTPSHPGRSGIGWPGFTDLVSQGWPLPVYGIGGLSIKDLPQAEAAGAQGVAALRAPWQQGLQDRLVSG